The following coding sequences lie in one Peribacillus frigoritolerans genomic window:
- the pgsB gene encoding poly-gamma-glutamate synthase PgsB, producing MAPIFICAIFLLGYGIFEQKRHQKRLDSIPVRVNVNGIRGKSTVTRLITGVIQEAKYKTVGKTTGTSARMIYWFTDKEKPIVRRPEGPNIGEQRRVVKEVADLGTEALVCECMAVQPDYQLIFQNKMIQANIGVIVNVLEDHMDVMGPTLDEVAEAFTATIPHNGHLITIESEYLDFFKQIAKERNTKVIVADNSRISEEFLREFDYMVFPDNASLALAVAEALGIDEKTAFRGMLNAHPDPGAMRITKFGDPIQPTFFVNGFAANDASSTLNIWERVNTFGYSTEPPIVIMNCRADRVDRTEQFARDVLPYIKSEIVIAIGETTSPITRVFEQGKLDTKEYWDLENWSTEEIVARLRPLMKNRIVYGVGNIHGAAEPLIEAFMKSKTKQKAS from the coding sequence ATGGCACCAATATTTATTTGTGCGATCTTTTTGCTTGGTTATGGCATTTTTGAACAAAAACGCCATCAGAAGCGTCTCGACTCCATCCCGGTACGTGTGAATGTGAATGGGATTCGAGGGAAATCCACTGTAACGCGTCTAATTACAGGAGTGATCCAGGAAGCTAAATACAAAACAGTAGGTAAAACAACCGGAACGTCAGCAAGAATGATCTATTGGTTTACCGACAAGGAAAAACCGATTGTACGCCGCCCGGAAGGACCCAATATAGGAGAACAACGGCGTGTAGTTAAAGAAGTTGCCGACTTAGGCACAGAAGCACTGGTTTGTGAGTGCATGGCCGTACAGCCTGACTATCAACTAATCTTCCAAAACAAAATGATACAGGCAAACATTGGGGTCATCGTGAATGTATTGGAGGACCATATGGATGTCATGGGACCGACTTTGGATGAGGTTGCTGAAGCCTTCACTGCTACCATTCCCCATAATGGTCACTTAATAACCATCGAAAGTGAATATTTGGACTTTTTCAAGCAAATTGCCAAAGAACGCAACACAAAAGTGATCGTTGCAGACAATTCCAGAATTTCGGAAGAATTCCTGCGTGAATTCGATTATATGGTATTTCCTGATAATGCATCACTGGCCTTGGCCGTTGCTGAAGCTTTGGGCATTGATGAAAAAACGGCTTTTCGCGGCATGTTGAATGCGCATCCCGATCCAGGTGCCATGCGGATCACCAAATTCGGAGATCCCATCCAGCCAACTTTCTTTGTCAATGGCTTTGCTGCAAATGACGCGTCATCTACGCTGAACATATGGGAACGTGTCAATACGTTCGGATACAGCACAGAACCTCCTATCGTCATCATGAATTGCCGTGCCGATCGTGTGGACCGTACTGAGCAGTTTGCTAGAGATGTATTACCTTACATAAAATCTGAAATCGTCATTGCCATTGGTGAAACCACATCACCGATTACAAGGGTATTCGAGCAAGGGAAATTGGATACTAAAGAATATTGGGATTTAGAAAACTGGTCAACTGAAGAAATCGTGGCCCGTCTCCGCCCATTGATGAAAAATCGCATCGTCTACGGTGTCGGGAATATTCACGGTGCAGCGGAACCATTAATTGAAGCATTCATGAAATCTAAAACAAAGCAAAAAGCAAGTTAA
- a CDS encoding VUT family protein: MLRILLYLVSIITANVVTAAFEPLHFGMFIIPMGTLLIGGTFIFRDLVQNKFGRAKTYICIVTALILSACVSFLLGDTLLIVFASALSFVVAETADTEIYTRLKLPMSWRVFYSGIVGGFFDSVIFVVIGLSPLGANILPWEAVPAAVIGQIIVKTIIQSIGAVLLGRINVELEKRVVSS, encoded by the coding sequence ATGTTAAGAATTTTATTGTATTTAGTATCCATCATCACGGCGAATGTGGTTACAGCAGCTTTTGAGCCATTACATTTTGGCATGTTCATCATCCCGATGGGAACATTGCTCATCGGGGGAACCTTCATCTTCCGAGATCTGGTCCAGAATAAATTCGGCCGCGCGAAGACCTATATATGCATCGTCACTGCACTTATTTTATCTGCATGTGTATCATTTTTATTAGGAGATACGTTACTGATTGTTTTTGCTTCCGCATTATCCTTCGTGGTCGCAGAAACAGCGGATACGGAAATTTATACCCGTTTAAAGCTCCCGATGAGTTGGAGGGTGTTTTACAGCGGGATCGTTGGAGGATTTTTCGATTCGGTGATATTTGTCGTGATTGGCCTAAGTCCATTGGGTGCCAATATATTGCCATGGGAAGCAGTACCCGCTGCGGTCATCGGCCAAATCATCGTTAAAACTATCATTCAGTCCATTGGTGCCGTATTGTTGGGACGAATCAACGTAGAACTGGAGAAACGTGTAGTCTCCAGTTAA
- a CDS encoding methyl-accepting chemotaxis protein: MKSIKAKVLVAFSLIISLCVILGAFNIYSSNKSLVYSQDIIEKELPLLIQDEKLLYNLAQRTAYARAYILYGDESYKEGFLQYTEESQVIQEELLALSDSDKAKELIEKSVDWRTMIVDRVFTQYEKGNEERAKEILKNEVAPISNEVMEGFKELASEREELIVASGETVIASGKSVKTTSIIISIAAVLIGLVLAVVTANLITTPLLKIRDRMKMVAAGELNHEPLEQKSNDEMGELTVSANQMQKDLRDTIEKMLSVSQSVSNKSEDLTQSANEVQQGSKQIATTMYELSEGSESQANRASEMVRIMDDFTGRIKLAHLEGVDVANSSTEILSLTKEGTTLMRSSVQQMQSIDGIVKNAVEQVKGLDSQSQQISQLVQVIKDISNQTNLLALNAAIEAARAGEHGRGFAIVADEVRKLAEEVTHSVGDITNIVSAIQTGSKTVVHSLEDGYTQVDEGTKQITLTGRTFETINHSVGNMEMKIQHITDELNYISTNSQKINQAIEDIAAVSEESAAGIEQVSASAQQSSSSMDEITNHASEIASSAELLTEQVKKFQL, translated from the coding sequence TTGAAAAGCATTAAAGCAAAGGTATTGGTGGCATTTTCACTCATCATATCTTTATGTGTCATCTTAGGAGCATTCAACATTTATAGCAGCAACAAGTCACTGGTTTATTCCCAGGATATCATCGAAAAGGAACTTCCGCTTCTTATCCAAGACGAAAAGCTCCTATACAATCTAGCACAAAGAACCGCATACGCCCGGGCCTATATTCTTTATGGTGACGAGAGTTATAAAGAAGGGTTCTTACAATATACTGAAGAAAGCCAGGTCATCCAGGAGGAACTCCTAGCCTTAAGCGATTCTGATAAAGCGAAGGAATTGATCGAGAAAAGCGTGGATTGGAGGACGATGATTGTAGATCGGGTATTTACACAATATGAAAAAGGAAATGAAGAACGCGCTAAAGAGATACTCAAAAATGAAGTGGCGCCAATCAGCAATGAAGTAATGGAGGGTTTCAAGGAGCTTGCTTCGGAACGCGAGGAATTGATTGTCGCTTCTGGTGAAACCGTCATCGCCAGCGGGAAATCGGTTAAGACGACAAGTATCATCATATCCATTGCGGCAGTCCTTATTGGCCTTGTCCTTGCGGTTGTTACAGCCAACCTCATTACCACCCCCCTCCTTAAAATCAGGGATAGGATGAAAATGGTGGCTGCAGGAGAGCTGAATCATGAGCCCCTGGAGCAAAAGTCAAATGATGAAATGGGCGAACTAACGGTATCCGCCAATCAAATGCAGAAAGACCTTCGTGATACTATCGAAAAAATGCTCAGTGTTTCGCAATCCGTTTCCAACAAAAGTGAAGATCTGACTCAATCAGCAAATGAAGTGCAGCAGGGCAGCAAACAGATAGCGACTACGATGTATGAACTTTCGGAAGGTTCGGAGTCACAAGCCAACCGGGCATCTGAAATGGTTCGCATCATGGATGATTTCACCGGCAGGATTAAGCTTGCCCACCTAGAAGGGGTGGATGTAGCTAACAGTTCAACCGAAATCCTTTCCTTGACCAAGGAGGGCACCACTTTAATGCGCAGTTCGGTCCAACAGATGCAAAGTATTGATGGGATTGTCAAAAATGCCGTAGAGCAAGTGAAAGGGCTCGATTCTCAATCACAGCAAATTTCGCAGCTTGTGCAGGTCATCAAGGATATATCCAATCAAACCAATCTATTGGCGCTGAATGCAGCCATAGAAGCTGCTCGTGCTGGTGAACATGGCAGGGGCTTTGCCATCGTCGCCGATGAAGTGCGGAAACTCGCTGAAGAGGTCACACACTCCGTTGGGGATATCACCAATATTGTCTCCGCCATTCAAACAGGTTCAAAAACGGTCGTCCACTCCCTGGAAGATGGTTACACACAAGTGGATGAAGGCACAAAACAAATTACGCTCACAGGCCGAACCTTTGAAACAATTAATCATTCTGTCGGGAATATGGAAATGAAAATACAGCATATAACAGACGAATTGAACTATATCTCCACAAATAGCCAAAAAATCAATCAGGCTATCGAAGATATCGCAGCCGTTTCTGAAGAGTCCGCGGCAGGAATCGAACAAGTCTCCGCCTCCGCTCAGCAATCCAGCTCTTCGATGGATGAAATCACGAATCATGCCAGTGAAATTGCATCCTCGGCAGAACTGCTCACTGAACAGGTTAAGAAGTTCCAATTATGA
- a CDS encoding HD domain-containing protein: MIVLDSIYGEHIVEGVLEELIVSKPVQRLKGIHQGGASYLVNEKWDVTRFDHSIGVMLLIKELGGSLEEQIAGLLHDVSHTAFSHVIDFVLDCKDEDYHEKIYEQVIMESEIPLILKRYGYECEDVFQSKWELLEQPAPELCADRVDYTLRDMYQYGHITLESVHDFLNHVIIINGRMYLDNIESAEWFVKTYYSEVIDFFMEPLNIYGYGILAKTLKLALAKKLISLDDLLGTDEEVMSLLSLTEDHEVQNLLKRIHGNVKVKKNQVDYDFYLKNKVRLIDPSVIQGTQLIRASSLSDKVKKMGIEAYKKASKGMYLKVISD; encoded by the coding sequence TTGATAGTTTTGGATAGTATCTATGGGGAACACATTGTAGAGGGAGTTCTGGAAGAGCTGATAGTAAGCAAACCGGTCCAAAGATTGAAGGGGATACATCAAGGCGGGGCAAGTTATTTAGTTAATGAGAAGTGGGATGTCACACGATTTGACCATTCAATTGGTGTGATGCTTTTAATAAAAGAGCTTGGTGGGTCATTGGAAGAACAAATCGCGGGCTTGCTGCATGACGTATCCCACACTGCATTCTCACATGTAATTGATTTCGTTCTGGATTGTAAGGATGAAGATTATCATGAAAAAATATATGAACAAGTCATTATGGAATCCGAAATCCCCTTAATACTGAAGAGGTATGGATATGAATGTGAAGATGTTTTTCAATCAAAATGGGAATTGCTTGAACAGCCAGCACCTGAGTTATGTGCCGATCGGGTAGATTATACTCTCCGGGATATGTATCAATATGGACATATCACACTGGAATCCGTTCATGACTTTCTAAACCATGTAATCATAATAAATGGAAGGATGTATCTGGATAATATTGAATCGGCTGAATGGTTTGTGAAAACGTATTATAGCGAAGTTATTGATTTTTTCATGGAACCGCTTAATATATATGGCTATGGAATTTTGGCAAAGACCTTAAAATTGGCTTTGGCTAAAAAACTAATCAGCCTTGATGACTTACTTGGTACAGATGAGGAAGTCATGTCCTTGTTAAGCTTGACTGAAGACCATGAAGTGCAAAATCTGTTAAAACGGATCCATGGTAACGTAAAGGTGAAAAAAAATCAAGTGGACTACGATTTTTATCTGAAAAATAAAGTGCGGCTCATTGATCCTTCCGTTATTCAAGGAACCCAATTAATAAGAGCATCCAGTTTATCAGACAAAGTCAAGAAAATGGGAATTGAAGCCTACAAAAAAGCTTCAAAGGGCATGTATCTAAAAGTGATTTCCGATTGA
- a CDS encoding SRPBCC family protein — MKKTTFVYPIYIATTPEKLWEALTSGEVTKKYHFGLQVQSDWQEGSSVKYMLEDGRITDHGNVLKCEPLHLLSYTWNMAGDETPRKQPTRVTFELQKMDDSTLKLTLRHEELLETDFVYDDNTFEGLNNGWPAILSNLKSLLETGRTLPPISVDWDSGIQ, encoded by the coding sequence ATGAAAAAAACTACGTTTGTCTATCCTATTTATATCGCAACCACACCAGAGAAGCTTTGGGAAGCCCTGACGAGTGGTGAAGTCACGAAGAAATACCACTTTGGATTGCAAGTACAGTCTGACTGGCAAGAAGGTTCAAGCGTCAAATATATGCTGGAAGATGGGCGGATTACTGATCATGGGAATGTACTTAAGTGTGAGCCGTTGCACCTGCTCTCGTATACATGGAACATGGCAGGAGACGAAACACCTCGCAAGCAGCCTACACGGGTCACTTTTGAATTACAGAAAATGGATGATTCGACTTTAAAGTTAACGCTTAGGCATGAGGAGCTATTGGAGACAGATTTCGTATATGATGACAATACCTTTGAAGGCTTGAATAATGGTTGGCCAGCCATTCTGAGTAACCTGAAGAGCTTGCTTGAAACTGGAAGGACCCTGCCGCCAATATCAGTAGATTGGGATAGTGGAATACAATAA
- the pgsC gene encoding poly-gamma-glutamate biosynthesis protein PgsC, protein MFGSDLYVALVLGVTLSLIFSEKTGVVPAGLIVPGYLALVFDQWEIMLTILIISVVTYLIVTHGLSRWVILYGRRKFAAMMVTGICLKLLLDLVYPVMPFEIFEFRGIGIIVPGLIANTIQRQGMPLTLGSTLLLSGLTFGLMNVYYLF, encoded by the coding sequence ATGTTTGGATCGGATTTATATGTAGCCCTAGTACTTGGAGTAACGCTTAGCCTTATATTTTCAGAAAAGACGGGTGTCGTACCCGCAGGACTTATCGTGCCAGGTTATTTGGCATTAGTATTTGATCAATGGGAAATCATGCTGACCATTTTGATCATTAGTGTGGTAACTTATTTAATCGTCACTCACGGCCTTTCAAGATGGGTGATTTTATATGGAAGAAGAAAATTCGCCGCCATGATGGTGACCGGGATTTGCTTGAAACTACTATTGGACTTAGTCTACCCCGTCATGCCATTTGAAATATTCGAGTTTCGGGGAATCGGTATAATCGTACCTGGATTGATAGCGAATACCATACAAAGACAAGGAATGCCATTGACACTTGGCAGCACGCTTTTATTATCCGGCTTAACTTTCGGTTTAATGAACGTGTACTACCTATTCTGA
- the queE gene encoding 7-carboxy-7-deazaguanine synthase QueE, with product MSKLPVMEIFGPTIQGEGMVIGQKTMFVRTAGCDYSCAWCDSAFTWDGTGKEDTVQMTAREIWDELKRIGGSGFSFVTISGGNPALLKNLNGLIAILHENKMKIGVETQGSRWQDWFLDIDELTISPKPPSSGMNTDFTVLDQIISNLANRNPENHVSLKIVVFNEEDYQYAKHVHGRYPDIPFYLQVGNDDSRTADDRQLISGLLKKYEELIDKVIVDDELNDVKVLPQLHTYIWGNKRGV from the coding sequence GTGAGTAAACTCCCTGTTATGGAAATCTTCGGGCCGACCATCCAAGGAGAGGGAATGGTCATTGGCCAAAAAACCATGTTCGTTCGGACGGCCGGCTGCGATTATTCGTGTGCCTGGTGTGATTCCGCATTTACTTGGGATGGCACCGGTAAGGAAGATACCGTCCAGATGACTGCTAGAGAAATATGGGATGAGCTGAAGCGTATTGGGGGTTCTGGTTTTTCCTTCGTGACGATATCAGGAGGAAACCCGGCTCTGCTGAAAAACCTAAACGGCTTGATAGCGATCTTACATGAAAATAAAATGAAAATAGGTGTCGAAACCCAAGGGAGCAGATGGCAGGATTGGTTTCTCGATATTGATGAACTGACTATTTCACCTAAGCCGCCGAGCTCTGGAATGAACACGGACTTTACGGTGCTCGACCAAATCATCTCGAACCTTGCCAATCGAAATCCTGAAAACCATGTCTCATTGAAGATCGTCGTCTTTAACGAGGAAGATTATCAATATGCCAAACATGTACATGGGCGTTACCCGGATATTCCTTTTTATCTGCAGGTCGGCAATGACGACAGCCGGACGGCGGATGATCGTCAATTGATCAGCGGCCTATTGAAGAAGTACGAAGAGTTAATTGATAAAGTGATAGTAGATGATGAATTGAATGATGTGAAAGTCCTGCCCCAGCTGCATACCTATATATGGGGAAACAAGCGGGGCGTGTAA
- a CDS encoding TetR/AcrR family transcriptional regulator yields the protein MSPRKSAGKELSREMVLNEARNLFATLGYSNVSMRQLAKSLDCSHGAIYYHFKNKAEIFYSLVKTDFSVLNNLIDDIIMSENDPSIKMEKILLCFLEFGLTQQNHYSVMFLSKEKEIQQLLQFDSNKTYEKLIQSLTDLTDNKLNPASIWSIFLSLHGFITFYINSELSYQDVKGLAYFHVKNIIRNII from the coding sequence ATGTCGCCAAGGAAATCGGCAGGTAAAGAATTATCCAGGGAAATGGTGTTGAATGAAGCTAGAAACCTTTTCGCAACGTTAGGGTATTCGAATGTCTCAATGAGGCAATTGGCTAAATCATTGGATTGCAGCCATGGAGCCATTTATTATCATTTTAAAAATAAGGCGGAAATATTTTACAGTTTGGTAAAAACGGATTTTTCCGTTTTAAATAATTTAATCGATGATATCATCATGTCGGAAAATGACCCTTCTATAAAAATGGAAAAGATTTTATTGTGCTTCTTGGAGTTCGGTTTAACCCAACAGAATCATTATTCCGTCATGTTTTTATCGAAGGAAAAAGAAATTCAGCAGTTACTCCAATTTGATTCTAATAAAACATACGAAAAGCTAATCCAGTCCCTGACGGACCTAACGGACAACAAGCTAAATCCTGCATCCATTTGGTCGATTTTTCTTTCTCTTCACGGATTCATAACTTTTTATATTAATTCTGAACTATCATATCAAGATGTAAAAGGTTTAGCTTATTTTCATGTAAAAAATATCATCAGGAACATCATATAA
- the queD gene encoding 6-carboxytetrahydropterin synthase QueD, whose protein sequence is MYGFTIVDKLQKIDEDIQRSQLKYTNKRVLVSKEFTFDAAHHLHDYEGKCKNLHGHTYKVIFGLSGYTDSRGLMIDFGDIKDIWKNEIEIHLDHRYLNETLPLMNTTAENMVVWIYEKMAESLSLKEYEGARVEFVRLYETPTSYAEARREWMESE, encoded by the coding sequence ATGTACGGTTTTACGATAGTGGATAAACTCCAAAAAATAGATGAAGATATTCAGCGCAGCCAATTGAAGTATACAAACAAGAGGGTTCTCGTGAGTAAGGAATTCACCTTTGATGCGGCACACCATCTGCATGATTATGAAGGGAAATGCAAGAACCTGCATGGCCACACGTATAAGGTCATTTTCGGATTAAGCGGGTATACAGATTCACGAGGGTTGATGATAGATTTTGGGGACATCAAGGATATATGGAAAAATGAAATTGAAATCCACCTGGATCACCGTTATTTGAATGAAACCCTGCCGCTCATGAATACAACAGCTGAAAATATGGTTGTCTGGATTTATGAAAAAATGGCCGAATCCCTTTCATTAAAAGAATATGAGGGTGCTAGAGTCGAATTTGTTCGACTGTACGAAACGCCGACAAGCTATGCCGAAGCCAGAAGGGAGTGGATGGAAAGTGAGTAA
- a CDS encoding DUF4260 domain-containing protein: protein MVKKYLHIEGLMVFLAVIYIYSLYEFSWWIFLLLILSPDVSMLAYLINDRIGARVYNLFHTYILSIFTILLSIFLKSDALMLIGLIWTAHIGMDRLFGYGLKYTSSFKATHMQRL from the coding sequence ATGGTAAAGAAATACCTTCATATTGAAGGGCTCATGGTCTTTTTAGCGGTGATTTACATCTATTCGTTATATGAATTCAGCTGGTGGATTTTCCTTCTATTGATTTTATCGCCTGATGTTTCCATGCTGGCCTATCTGATCAATGATCGGATTGGAGCAAGGGTTTATAACTTATTTCATACTTATATCCTGTCCATCTTCACGATTTTGCTATCCATTTTCCTAAAGTCGGATGCATTGATGCTGATTGGTTTAATTTGGACAGCGCATATAGGAATGGATCGCTTATTTGGATATGGCCTTAAATACACATCATCCTTCAAAGCTACACATATGCAAAGGTTGTAA
- the queC gene encoding 7-cyano-7-deazaguanine synthase QueC, producing MKKKEKAVVVFSGGQDSTTCLFWAMERFEEVEAVTFDYNQRHSLEIECAQNIAKELGVNHHILDMSLLNQLAPNALTRSDIAVTDGEEGELPSTFVPGRNLLFLSFAGVLASQIGAKHIVTGVCETDFSGYPDCRDVFIKSLNVTLNLSMDQSFVIDTPLMWLNKEETWELADQLGAFDFVREKTLTCYNGIISDGCGDCPACNLRKKGLDDYVSRRKVLS from the coding sequence ATGAAGAAGAAAGAAAAGGCAGTGGTTGTGTTTAGTGGAGGTCAGGACAGTACGACGTGCCTGTTCTGGGCGATGGAGAGATTTGAGGAAGTGGAAGCGGTGACGTTCGATTATAATCAGCGGCATAGCTTGGAAATCGAATGTGCTCAAAACATTGCCAAGGAATTGGGCGTGAACCATCATATCCTTGACATGTCGCTGCTGAACCAACTGGCACCAAATGCGCTGACGAGAAGTGATATTGCGGTGACGGACGGAGAAGAAGGGGAATTGCCGTCGACGTTCGTACCAGGGAGGAATTTGCTGTTCCTTTCGTTTGCCGGAGTGCTGGCGAGTCAGATTGGCGCTAAACATATTGTCACCGGTGTCTGTGAAACGGATTTCAGCGGATATCCGGACTGCCGCGATGTATTCATTAAATCATTGAATGTGACCTTGAACTTGTCGATGGACCAGTCATTCGTGATTGATACGCCGCTAATGTGGCTTAATAAAGAGGAAACATGGGAGCTAGCGGATCAGCTAGGCGCGTTCGACTTTGTCCGCGAAAAGACCCTGACTTGCTATAACGGAATCATCTCCGACGGCTGTGGAGATTGTCCGGCATGTAATCTGCGGAAAAAAGGACTGGATGACTATGTAAGCAGACGGAAGGTGCTTTCATGA